The nucleotide sequence AAGATATATCTATCTTGAAAAGAGTCAGGATTTGTTGTCTAACGCCTTCCGTACTTGAGTGGCAACGGTCTCAAGAACCAGAGGCTTGGTGATGTAGGCGTTTATACCAAGCGCTAAGGCGCTTTTCTGGTCAATAATTTCACTGTAGCCGGTGCAAAGAATAATGGGCATGTCGGGGCGCAGGGCGCGTATCTTCTTCATCAGCCCGATACCGGTTATTTGGGGCATGGTCATGTCGGTAAAGACAAGATCGAACGAATCTGTACTCTGCTGAAAGGCGGCTAAGGCTTCTTCGCTGGATGAGAAGGCGGTGACCTGATATCCCAAGGAACGGAGTATTCTCGATTCAATGTCAACAATGGTTATGTCATCATCAACCAGTAGTATACGCTCGGAACCACCCGCCGGTTTGACGGAACTCGAAGTTCCAAGGGCTGGGCGATTACTCTTTTCTTGCGGAAGGTAGATTTTAAAAGAGGCGCCTTGTCCTTCAACACTGGTAACGCTGATGTGGCCCTTGCAATTTTTAACAATGCCGTGCACGACGGACAGGCCCATTCCGGTCCCTTCCCCCAGAGGTTTTGTGGTGAAGTAGGGGTCAAAAATTCTGTCGATAATTGTTTTAGGTACACCTGAACCGGTATCGCTTATTTGCAGCAGTATATATTCGCCCGGGCGTATGGTAGTGTCAGTATGATCATCATTTGGAATCTTGACAGGTTGCAAAGAGATGGAAAGTTCCCCGCCTTTTATTCGCATCGCGTGGTAGGCGTTGGTACAGAGGTTCATGACAATTTGGTGAACCTGGGTGGGTGAGGCGAGAACATAGCCGCAATTCGGATTGATATCCTGTTTTATCTGGATGGTGGTCGGGATGGTGGAACGTATAAGTTTAACGGCTTCTTTGACAACAATTTGAATCTGCAATGGTAGGAGTTCGTGATCTGCGCTGCGCGAGAAGGTAAGGATCTGCTGGACAAGCTCTTTGGCGCGGTTAGCTGCGACAATAACCTCTCGCTGGTATTTCAGGAGATCACTCTCTGGTGGCAGTTGATATTCTACCAACTGGGCGTAACCCAGGATTGGGGTGAGGATATTATTGAAGTCATGGGCGATTCCCCCAGCAAGAGTGCCAATGGCCTCCATCTTCAGGGCTTGTTGTAACTGGTTTTCCAGGCTTATTTTTTCCTTGTCAGATGCTAACTGTTCAGTCAAGTCCTTGCATATCAGCACGGCACCAGTTTTTTCACCAGTACCCGCAACAATAGGCGCCACTGAAATAGCAACTGTTGTGTCGGGCAAGTTGCCTTTTTGGGGAAACGAATGCACGACACCCTGGCGGATGGTCTTTTGTTGGTCAATTATCTCCCTGATAAGCTCGGCGGGATTGGCACTCTCACTTTCAAAATCCGAAAATACCGCTTCGAGGCTGCTGCCGAGAGCCTTGTGTGCTTGCCAGCCGGTAATGAGTTCTGCCGCTTTGTTGAAAAGTACAATCTTGCCGGTTCGGTCGGTGGCAATTACCCCATCACTAATGCTTTGCAGGGTTATTGACAGGCGGTCTTTTTCTGCTGATAATTCTTGCTCTGATTGTAGAAGTTCATTGGAGACGGCATTGAGGGCTTGTCCAAACTGTTCAAGTTCCAGGCAGGATCTATCAACGGGCAACTGTGCTCCTCTATGGGTGCTGAGTTGGCGCGTAAAGTCGGTAAGCTTTTTGATTGATTCAATGGGCCGTTTTAAAATCTGTAAGAGTAAAACAATACTTAACAGAATCCAGATTGTTCCAAGGAGCAGGGTGCGTTTCCATATGGCATGTTTTGTTTTCCGTATCTCTTTGAGGCTGAAAGATACCCTAATGTAACCGAGCACGTTGCCGGCGATTATAGGTAACTGGAGTAGATAGCTGGAGTTATTGTAGGTGGCCTGTGGGGGATTTGATGCTGGTTGAGCTTGCAGAGAAGTTGCTGTGTAATTTATATAGGGTGTGAAACCCTGTGGGTGAATGATTGAGGTGATCGTCGTTCCGTCAGAGTCAACGACCTGAATACTTTCAAGGTCGGAATGTTTTGCTGCCTGTAAAAGAAAGGTGTCCAGTCCAGAGTAGTCCTCCACGATAAGCATATGGGCGCAGGCCTTTACGAAACTGTCTACCAAAACTTCCGCATTATGTTCCATAGCCTTTTGGGCGTATTGGGCTTGTTGGTTACTGATCACCAGGGCATAGGTAAGGCTTGTTGCAATTAAGATTGCGGTGATGGCAAGTGCAATTTGACTGTAGATGCGTTTGGGTAAAATACTATGGAGTAGGTGCATGCAATTTACTCAAGATAGGCCTCAAGCCATTTATAGTCTCGCTCGAAGTCTGCAGAGACAAGAGGCGGCGGGAGTCGGACAGTTCGCAAAAGTTCCTGTCCTGAGGGGCTGTTGGCAATGGTATTTACGCCATCTGTCAAGGTCTTTTGGACTGGTATCGGTATGCGGGGATGGGCGCTGATCGGGTGTGATGCCATTTCCGGCGTCAGGTAAATGGCACGAAGCTGTTTAGCCACCGAAGGCTCGGCACTGTTGATCGAAATGTCTAATGTTCCTCCTGCGCTGGTTTTTTTGAGGAGTACGTTTTTATAGACATTGCTTGCACTGTTAACATAGACGGGAATATAATTTAGATTGTTGTAGTCAGTTTTTAAGGCATGACCAAGAGCAATGTCGCAGAGTGATTTTTCTGATACAAAGGCGATTCTCATGCCTTTTAAATCGTTTAACGATTGAAATGGCGAGTCGTTACGGACAAAGATTGCCCCCCTAAGAAAACGTTTCGAGCGAATAAGCGGAATGTATCCCTGGGATTTCCAAGCTGTGACCTGTTGTGTTGAATTAAGATATACGAAGTCAAGAGCGCCGGCTAGGAAGCTATCTTCAAATTTGGCAACGGTC is from Desulfobulbaceae bacterium and encodes:
- a CDS encoding response regulator — its product is MHLLHSILPKRIYSQIALAITAILIATSLTYALVISNQQAQYAQKAMEHNAEVLVDSFVKACAHMLIVEDYSGLDTFLLQAAKHSDLESIQVVDSDGTTITSIIHPQGFTPYINYTATSLQAQPASNPPQATYNNSSYLLQLPIIAGNVLGYIRVSFSLKEIRKTKHAIWKRTLLLGTIWILLSIVLLLQILKRPIESIKKLTDFTRQLSTHRGAQLPVDRSCLELEQFGQALNAVSNELLQSEQELSAEKDRLSITLQSISDGVIATDRTGKIVLFNKAAELITGWQAHKALGSSLEAVFSDFESESANPAELIREIIDQQKTIRQGVVHSFPQKGNLPDTTVAISVAPIVAGTGEKTGAVLICKDLTEQLASDKEKISLENQLQQALKMEAIGTLAGGIAHDFNNILTPILGYAQLVEYQLPPESDLLKYQREVIVAANRAKELVQQILTFSRSADHELLPLQIQIVVKEAVKLIRSTIPTTIQIKQDINPNCGYVLASPTQVHQIVMNLCTNAYHAMRIKGGELSISLQPVKIPNDDHTDTTIRPGEYILLQISDTGSGVPKTIIDRIFDPYFTTKPLGEGTGMGLSVVHGIVKNCKGHISVTSVEGQGASFKIYLPQEKSNRPALGTSSSVKPAGGSERILLVDDDITIVDIESRILRSLGYQVTAFSSSEEALAAFQQSTDSFDLVFTDMTMPQITGIGLMKKIRALRPDMPIILCTGYSEIIDQKSALALGINAYITKPLVLETVATQVRKALDNKS
- a CDS encoding phosphate/phosphite/phosphonate ABC transporter substrate-binding protein, which codes for MSCRLITLLFFVLLPVAPLTLPATIFAEQYTFGLIPQESAVQMHKRWYPFVDQLQKETGLEFKIKIFETVAKFEDSFLAGALDFVYLNSTQQVTAWKSQGYIPLIRSKRFLRGAIFVRNDSPFQSLNDLKGMRIAFVSEKSLCDIALGHALKTDYNNLNYIPVYVNSASNVYKNVLLKKTSAGGTLDISINSAEPSVAKQLRAIYLTPEMASHPISAHPRIPIPVQKTLTDGVNTIANSPSGQELLRTVRLPPPLVSADFERDYKWLEAYLE